In one window of Kosmotoga pacifica DNA:
- the rpsC gene encoding 30S ribosomal protein S3 yields MGQKVHPYGFRLGITKDWKARWINEKNYKEYLIEDVKIRDFIKKNYRVAGISDIYIERPESGKVAITIKCARPGVIIGRKGVEVKNLRAKLEKLITRQFQLNIEEVKTPEIDAILVAEDIAARIEKRASYKRAMKRAIFTAIRKGAKGIKIMVSGRLNGADIARTEWYLEGRLPLQTLRSDIDYGYTTAMTKMGIIGVKVWIYKGDIATRA; encoded by the coding sequence GTGGGTCAGAAAGTGCATCCTTATGGTTTCAGACTTGGGATAACCAAGGATTGGAAAGCTCGCTGGATAAATGAAAAGAACTACAAAGAATATCTTATTGAAGATGTTAAGATCAGAGATTTCATCAAGAAGAACTACCGAGTTGCTGGTATTTCTGATATCTATATAGAACGCCCCGAATCTGGTAAAGTAGCCATCACAATCAAGTGTGCCAGACCCGGTGTGATCATAGGTAGAAAAGGTGTGGAGGTCAAGAACCTCAGGGCCAAACTCGAAAAATTGATCACACGGCAATTTCAACTTAACATAGAGGAAGTCAAAACACCCGAGATAGATGCGATACTTGTAGCTGAAGACATCGCTGCCAGGATCGAGAAGAGGGCTTCCTACAAGAGAGCCATGAAGCGCGCTATTTTTACTGCCATTAGAAAGGGCGCGAAAGGTATCAAAATCATGGTTTCCGGTAGACTCAATGGAGCTGATATCGCCAGAACAGAATGGTACCTCGAAGGAAGACTTCCTCTCCAAACACTGAGGTCCGACATTGATTATGGTTATACAACCGCTATGACCAAGATGGGTATAATCGGTGTCAAGGTCTGGATATACAAAGGCGACATAGCGACTAGAGCTTGA
- the rplP gene encoding 50S ribosomal protein L16 produces the protein MLMPKRVKYRKQQRGKMRGKAKGGTLVHFGDWGLKALEPHWITAQQIEACRIAIMRTLKRNGKVWIRIFPDKPITSKGIGVRMGKGKGDVEGWVAVVKPGRIMFEIAGVSDELAKEALAYAATKLPIKTKIVPRYHIGGEL, from the coding sequence ATGTTGATGCCCAAGAGAGTAAAATACAGAAAACAACAAAGAGGCAAAATGCGTGGAAAAGCTAAGGGCGGCACTCTTGTTCACTTCGGTGACTGGGGTCTGAAAGCCCTTGAACCACACTGGATCACTGCCCAGCAAATTGAAGCATGTCGTATTGCAATTATGAGGACACTCAAGAGAAATGGTAAAGTTTGGATCAGAATCTTCCCGGATAAACCCATTACCTCCAAGGGTATCGGAGTCAGAATGGGTAAAGGAAAAGGTGATGTAGAAGGCTGGGTGGCCGTTGTTAAGCCCGGCAGGATTATGTTTGAAATCGCCGGTGTGAGCGATGAGCTTGCAAAAGAAGCACTGGCTTATGCCGCCACAAAACTACCGATCAAAACGAAGATTGTTCCCCGGTACCATATAGGAGGTGAGCTCTAA
- the rpmC gene encoding 50S ribosomal protein L29, protein MKAVELQKYTDEELKQMLDDLKRKLLDLRFQLEMNKLQNHSQIKLVKRDIARIKTILRGRELGIRR, encoded by the coding sequence ATGAAGGCAGTTGAGCTTCAAAAGTATACTGACGAAGAGCTCAAGCAGATGCTTGATGATTTGAAAAGAAAACTCCTTGATTTAAGATTTCAACTTGAAATGAACAAACTGCAGAATCACTCGCAGATTAAGCTCGTAAAGAGAGACATTGCAAGGATCAAAACAATCCTCCGCGGACGCGAGCTCGGAATAAGGAGGTAA
- the rpsQ gene encoding 30S ribosomal protein S17 — translation MPKKRLIGTVVSNKMDKTVVVNVERTFAHPLYGKTIKRSKKYHAHDAENVCNIGDIVEIEESKPYSKTKKFVVIRIVKKSEFGETTNETPEVVENNPGGDAK, via the coding sequence ATGCCTAAGAAAAGACTTATAGGAACCGTCGTGAGTAATAAAATGGATAAGACCGTTGTGGTCAACGTTGAAAGGACATTCGCTCACCCCCTCTATGGGAAAACAATTAAGCGTTCAAAGAAGTACCATGCCCACGATGCCGAAAATGTCTGCAATATTGGTGATATCGTAGAAATCGAAGAAAGCAAACCTTACAGCAAGACAAAGAAATTCGTGGTCATAAGAATCGTGAAGAAGAGCGAATTTGGCGAAACAACAAATGAAACTCCCGAGGTCGTTGAAAATAACCCCGGAGGTGACGCGAAATGA
- the rplN gene encoding 50S ribosomal protein L14 codes for MIQLESYLRVADNSGAKVIKVIQVSGGFKRKTGTVGDIVVASVREAVPNTDVKKGDIVRAVVVRTRKEIRRPDGTYIRFDDNAAVIIDKQNQPKGTRVFGPVAREIRDRGFSKIASLAQEVW; via the coding sequence ATGATTCAGCTCGAATCCTATCTGAGAGTTGCCGATAATTCTGGCGCGAAAGTAATTAAAGTCATTCAGGTTTCCGGTGGATTCAAGAGAAAAACCGGAACTGTGGGCGATATAGTCGTTGCCTCTGTTAGGGAAGCAGTACCTAATACTGATGTCAAAAAAGGTGACATTGTAAGAGCAGTCGTCGTCAGAACAAGGAAAGAGATAAGAAGACCGGATGGCACCTATATCCGCTTCGACGACAACGCCGCTGTCATCATCGACAAGCAGAACCAGCCGAAGGGGACGCGTGTTTTCGGTCCTGTCGCGAGAGAGATCAGGGACAGAGGTTTTTCAAAGATTGCTTCCCTGGCACAAGAGGTTTGGTGA
- the rplX gene encoding 50S ribosomal protein L24 — MAMRIKKEDTVKVISGKDKGKVGKILRVIPREGKVIVQGVNFSKRHQRPTNQYREGGIIERESPIYASKVMLVCPNCDKPTRVGHRVLENGEKVRVCKKCGEIIDKV, encoded by the coding sequence ATGGCGATGAGGATAAAGAAAGAGGATACGGTAAAGGTGATTTCAGGAAAAGATAAGGGTAAAGTGGGGAAAATTCTGAGAGTTATTCCAAGAGAAGGAAAGGTTATCGTTCAGGGTGTTAATTTCTCCAAGAGGCACCAGAGACCCACTAACCAGTACCGTGAAGGTGGAATTATCGAAAGAGAATCTCCCATTTACGCCAGCAAGGTTATGTTAGTATGCCCAAACTGCGACAAACCGACCAGAGTTGGTCACCGCGTTCTGGAAAACGGAGAAAAAGTCCGTGTCTGCAAGAAATGCGGAGAAATCATTGATAAGGTATGA
- the rplE gene encoding 50S ribosomal protein L5 codes for MTYNYVPLKEKYETEVVPSMMKEFGYKNIHEVPRLVKIVVNMGIGEGSRNGDLIELHAKELNVIAGQKPVVTRAKRSIANFKIREGMPLGLKVTLRGARMYNFLYKLINIVLPKLRDFRGVNPDSFDGRGNYALGLPEQLIFPELSPDQVRRIQGMDVIIVTTAKTDEEGRELLKLLGMPFKRMG; via the coding sequence ATGACATACAACTACGTACCGTTAAAAGAAAAATATGAAACAGAAGTTGTTCCTTCCATGATGAAAGAGTTCGGTTATAAAAATATTCATGAAGTACCGAGACTCGTCAAAATAGTTGTAAATATGGGTATAGGTGAAGGTTCAAGAAATGGCGATCTCATTGAACTACATGCGAAGGAACTGAATGTAATCGCCGGTCAGAAACCCGTCGTGACCAGAGCAAAAAGGAGTATCGCAAATTTCAAGATAAGGGAAGGTATGCCCCTGGGGCTTAAAGTCACTCTTAGAGGAGCCAGGATGTATAATTTCCTGTATAAACTCATTAACATCGTTCTTCCAAAACTGAGGGACTTCAGAGGAGTCAATCCTGATAGTTTCGATGGACGTGGAAATTACGCCCTGGGACTTCCTGAACAGTTGATCTTTCCAGAACTCAGTCCCGATCAGGTTAGAAGGATTCAGGGAATGGATGTAATTATTGTAACAACGGCAAAGACCGACGAAGAAGGAAGAGAACTCCTGAAACTTCTCGGAATGCCCTTCAAGAGAATGGGTTAA
- a CDS encoding type Z 30S ribosomal protein S14, whose translation MAKKSMIAKWKREPKFKVRKYNRCHLCGRPRAVYREFGLCRVCFRKLASEGKLPGVKKASW comes from the coding sequence ATGGCGAAGAAATCAATGATTGCCAAATGGAAAAGGGAACCCAAGTTCAAGGTAAGGAAATATAATAGATGCCACCTTTGTGGCAGACCAAGAGCAGTGTATAGAGAATTCGGACTCTGTAGAGTCTGCTTTAGAAAGCTCGCCTCAGAGGGTAAACTCCCCGGTGTAAAAAAGGCAAGCTGGTGA
- the rpsH gene encoding 30S ribosomal protein S8: MWSDPIADMLTRIRNANAAMKESVDLPASNMKRAILDILKKEGYIEDYKYIEDGKQGILKVFLKYKGDRRNRQRVISGIVRVSKPGRRIYVGKDELPKVKSGMGIAIVSTSHGIITDKEARKVGVGGEVICYVW; the protein is encoded by the coding sequence ATGTGGAGTGACCCCATAGCCGACATGCTCACAAGAATCAGAAATGCCAATGCAGCAATGAAGGAAAGTGTTGATTTACCTGCTTCCAACATGAAGCGCGCGATTCTCGATATCCTGAAAAAAGAAGGATATATCGAAGACTACAAATACATAGAGGACGGAAAACAGGGGATCCTTAAGGTATTCCTGAAATACAAAGGTGACAGAAGAAATAGGCAGAGAGTTATCAGTGGTATTGTAAGAGTTTCCAAACCCGGAAGGCGTATATACGTAGGCAAAGACGAGCTGCCGAAGGTTAAGTCCGGTATGGGAATTGCTATTGTGAGCACTTCCCACGGAATCATCACCGACAAAGAGGCGAGAAAAGTCGGGGTTGGCGGCGAAGTCATATGCTACGTATGGTAA
- the rplF gene encoding 50S ribosomal protein L6 has product MSRLIKKPIEIPKGVEIKIDGNTVIVKGPKGELKQEFLPYVKFEQRDDGLWVLPNTDIVRRKSDHKKIAMFCGTYWSLVRSMVVGVTQGFQKELEIVGVGYRAQLQGKKLVLNLGFAHPVEIEAPEGITFEVPAPNAIVVKGIDKYLVGQVAANIRRWREPIVYSGKGIRYKGEYVRTKVGKKV; this is encoded by the coding sequence ATGTCGAGGTTGATAAAGAAGCCAATAGAAATCCCCAAGGGTGTTGAGATCAAAATCGATGGAAACACTGTAATTGTCAAGGGCCCCAAGGGCGAACTCAAGCAGGAGTTTTTACCATATGTGAAGTTTGAACAGCGAGATGATGGCCTTTGGGTTTTACCCAACACCGATATCGTGAGAAGGAAAAGCGATCACAAAAAGATAGCCATGTTCTGTGGAACCTACTGGTCTCTGGTTAGAAGTATGGTCGTTGGAGTTACCCAGGGTTTCCAGAAAGAGCTGGAAATAGTCGGTGTCGGTTATAGAGCCCAACTTCAGGGTAAAAAACTGGTTCTGAATCTGGGATTTGCTCACCCTGTGGAAATCGAAGCTCCCGAAGGAATCACGTTTGAAGTGCCCGCGCCTAACGCTATCGTGGTCAAGGGTATTGACAAATACCTTGTGGGACAGGTTGCGGCTAACATACGCCGCTGGAGAGAACCCATTGTTTACTCCGGTAAGGGTATCAGATACAAGGGTGAGTACGTAAGAACCAAGGTCGGTAAGAAAGTTTAA
- the rplR gene encoding 50S ribosomal protein L18: MQVIKRRDRKELRRKRHLRVRAKINGTPERPRLAVYRSEKHIYAQIIDDVAGRTLVSASTIDKELKGKLQKTWNKEAAAEVGKLIAKRALEKGIATVVFDRGGFKFHGRVKSLADAAREAGLKF; this comes from the coding sequence ATGCAGGTGATAAAACGCAGAGATAGAAAAGAACTCAGAAGAAAGCGCCACTTGCGCGTTAGAGCCAAGATAAATGGAACACCAGAAAGGCCGAGGCTCGCAGTTTATAGAAGCGAGAAACACATCTATGCACAGATCATCGATGACGTCGCCGGCAGGACCCTCGTTTCTGCTTCGACAATCGATAAAGAGTTGAAAGGGAAACTCCAGAAAACGTGGAATAAAGAAGCCGCTGCCGAAGTTGGGAAGCTCATCGCAAAGAGGGCTCTCGAGAAAGGCATCGCTACTGTTGTGTTTGACAGAGGCGGTTTCAAATTTCACGGTAGAGTGAAGTCCCTGGCAGATGCGGCAAGAGAAGCCGGGTTGAAGTTCTGA
- the rpsE gene encoding 30S ribosomal protein S5: MPEVRNIEKQIEEKEFEERIIEIKRVTKVVAGGKNLSFRVTAVVGNKNGKVGLGIGSAREVPTAIRKALINAKKNVVEVPVIKDTIPHEIVGHQDASEVLLKPAGPGTGIIASAGVRAVVELAGVKNILTKALGSTNIVNLARATLNGLKELKSPKEYARLRDISVKEVFNGVSEEG, from the coding sequence ATGCCTGAGGTTAGGAACATCGAGAAGCAGATAGAAGAAAAGGAATTCGAAGAAAGAATAATCGAAATAAAGAGAGTAACGAAAGTAGTTGCAGGTGGTAAAAACCTTTCTTTTAGGGTTACCGCTGTAGTTGGGAACAAGAATGGAAAGGTCGGTCTTGGTATCGGAAGCGCGAGAGAAGTCCCTACAGCTATAAGGAAGGCTCTCATTAACGCCAAAAAAAATGTCGTCGAGGTTCCAGTTATCAAGGATACAATTCCCCATGAAATCGTTGGACATCAAGATGCTTCCGAAGTATTGTTAAAACCAGCTGGTCCTGGAACTGGTATAATAGCAAGTGCAGGTGTTAGAGCAGTTGTCGAACTGGCAGGTGTCAAGAATATCCTGACCAAAGCATTGGGTTCGACAAACATAGTCAACCTCGCCCGAGCCACGCTGAATGGACTCAAGGAACTGAAATCTCCGAAAGAATATGCGAGACTCAGAGATATATCTGTTAAAGAAGTCTTCAACGGAGTTTCCGAGGAGGGTTAA
- the rpmD gene encoding 50S ribosomal protein L30, whose product MAKKLKIRLKRSVIGFNYRQRRTVKALGLKKVNSEVIHEDSPQIRGMVKSIKHLLSVEEIEG is encoded by the coding sequence ATGGCGAAGAAGCTCAAAATCAGGTTGAAGAGAAGTGTTATTGGGTTCAATTACCGACAGCGCCGAACCGTAAAAGCCCTCGGACTGAAAAAGGTAAACAGCGAGGTTATCCACGAAGATAGTCCACAGATCAGGGGAATGGTGAAGAGTATAAAACATCTCCTGAGTGTTGAAGAAATAGAAGGTTGA
- the rplO gene encoding 50S ribosomal protein L15, which translates to MAFMLGDKEFGPLPGSRKKSKRVGRGVGSGKGKTATRGHKGQGRGTGKVKPFFEGGQTPLYRRIPIKGFKNRNAKEYAIVNLSQLEERFEAGSEVTPEVLLQMNVIKNLKDGLKILGRGELTKALIVKAHAFSTSAKEKIEASGGKAEVI; encoded by the coding sequence ATGGCGTTCATGTTGGGCGACAAAGAATTTGGACCTCTCCCCGGTTCACGCAAGAAAAGCAAACGTGTTGGCCGTGGTGTTGGCTCAGGAAAGGGAAAAACAGCCACTCGCGGTCATAAGGGACAGGGAAGAGGCACAGGTAAGGTAAAGCCGTTCTTTGAGGGTGGTCAAACGCCACTTTACAGAAGAATACCTATTAAAGGGTTTAAAAATAGAAATGCGAAAGAATATGCTATCGTGAACCTTTCGCAACTCGAAGAGAGGTTTGAAGCGGGTAGCGAAGTAACACCCGAGGTACTCCTTCAAATGAATGTTATCAAAAACCTCAAGGACGGCCTCAAGATTCTCGGCAGGGGTGAACTTACCAAAGCCTTGATCGTAAAGGCGCATGCTTTCAGCACCTCAGCAAAGGAGAAGATAGAGGCTTCCGGTGGAAAAGCCGAGGTGATCTGA
- the secY gene encoding preprotein translocase subunit SecY: MWKALRNAFKIPELRERIIFTFFALAIFRLGIYIPIPGINIQAWASYFSQVSAGAAGGFIGFFDVFTGGALRNFSLFALSVTPYINASIMLQLLTSVVPSLKEMLREGEEGRKKYARYTRYLTVFLATLQAFLLSLALSTQGITATPNRFMFVVLATVSLMGGTMFLLWLGERITEKGIGNGISVLIFAGIVSRYPTYIAEAAIALTPMQWLVLIGVSVLTIVGIIYIQLGERRIEVQYARRVSGRRVYGGVSTHIPIRVNQGGVIPIIFAAAIMTLPQMIGSMLPEGNIMSRLFGYSSPLYLILYGTLVFFFTYFYSTLVFDVKEVSNNIKNYGGFIPGIRPGYPTEQYITRVLSRVTFMGAVFLVIIALLPSVIQSFIGIQIVIGGTSTLIAVGVALDILQQIESHLLVRHYEGFVKKGRLRGRR; the protein is encoded by the coding sequence GTGTGGAAAGCACTTCGAAATGCTTTCAAAATTCCTGAGCTCAGAGAAAGAATAATTTTCACTTTTTTTGCCCTGGCCATCTTCAGGCTGGGGATTTACATTCCTATCCCGGGTATCAATATTCAAGCCTGGGCTAGTTATTTTTCTCAGGTTTCCGCTGGAGCTGCCGGTGGCTTTATTGGTTTCTTTGATGTCTTCACCGGCGGTGCGCTCAGGAACTTCTCACTCTTTGCTCTCAGTGTTACTCCATACATAAACGCATCCATCATGCTCCAACTCCTCACATCTGTTGTGCCTAGTTTGAAAGAGATGTTGAGGGAAGGTGAAGAAGGAAGGAAGAAGTATGCCAGATATACTCGATATTTGACGGTTTTCCTGGCAACTTTGCAGGCTTTTCTCCTATCTCTGGCCCTTTCAACCCAGGGAATTACCGCGACACCAAACAGATTCATGTTTGTTGTGCTTGCTACTGTTTCTTTGATGGGCGGTACAATGTTCCTTCTCTGGCTCGGTGAAAGGATCACAGAGAAAGGTATAGGTAACGGAATTTCCGTTTTGATCTTTGCTGGTATCGTTTCGAGATATCCAACATACATTGCCGAAGCTGCTATCGCTCTTACGCCCATGCAATGGCTCGTTTTGATAGGTGTATCCGTACTCACCATTGTTGGGATAATCTATATACAGCTCGGTGAAAGAAGAATAGAAGTGCAATACGCTCGAAGGGTCTCCGGACGAAGGGTTTACGGTGGCGTTTCCACTCACATACCTATAAGGGTGAATCAAGGTGGTGTTATCCCGATAATCTTCGCAGCCGCTATCATGACTTTACCTCAAATGATAGGAAGCATGTTGCCTGAGGGTAACATCATGTCCAGACTCTTTGGTTATTCGTCACCGTTGTACTTGATACTCTACGGAACACTTGTCTTCTTCTTCACGTATTTCTACAGCACTCTGGTCTTTGACGTTAAAGAAGTTTCGAATAATATAAAGAACTATGGTGGATTCATTCCGGGTATCCGACCGGGTTATCCGACAGAACAGTATATAACGAGGGTGCTCTCCAGAGTAACCTTCATGGGTGCTGTTTTCCTCGTTATCATCGCATTGCTGCCTTCCGTGATACAGAGTTTCATAGGAATTCAAATCGTCATCGGAGGTACATCAACGTTGATCGCAGTAGGTGTTGCCTTGGATATCCTCCAGCAAATCGAGTCCCATCTCCTTGTGAGACACTACGAGGGATTCGTCAAAAAGGGTAGACTTCGCGGAAGGAGATGA
- a CDS encoding adenylate kinase: protein MNLVLMGPPGAGKGTQAKRISERYNIPHISTGDMLREAVAAGTDLGKKVFHILEKGLLVPDELMYEIVKERLRQEDASRGFILDGYPRTVAQAEVLDEILQELGKRLDVVLLITSTEDEVVKRISSRRVCPSCGRVYNLLTLKPKRDNICDDCGSELIQRKDDLPHTVRERYRIYKEKTAPVLEYYRSSGILKEIDGSRSLEKVSRDLFETLENV from the coding sequence ATGAATCTGGTCTTAATGGGTCCCCCAGGAGCTGGCAAGGGAACGCAGGCAAAACGTATTTCTGAAAGGTACAATATTCCGCACATATCCACCGGTGATATGTTGCGTGAAGCCGTGGCTGCTGGCACTGACCTTGGAAAAAAGGTCTTTCACATACTCGAAAAAGGCCTGCTCGTTCCTGATGAACTTATGTATGAAATTGTCAAAGAAAGACTCCGCCAGGAGGATGCTTCCAGGGGCTTCATTCTCGATGGTTATCCGCGAACCGTCGCCCAGGCCGAAGTGCTGGATGAAATTCTTCAAGAACTCGGGAAAAGGCTTGATGTTGTTTTGCTGATAACCTCCACCGAAGACGAAGTTGTAAAGAGGATATCCAGCAGGCGGGTCTGTCCTTCCTGCGGAAGGGTATACAACCTGCTCACCCTTAAACCAAAGCGCGATAATATTTGTGATGATTGTGGAAGCGAACTAATTCAAAGAAAAGACGACTTACCTCACACTGTAAGGGAGAGATACCGGATCTACAAAGAAAAGACTGCACCGGTACTCGAATATTATCGTAGTTCCGGAATCCTCAAAGAGATCGACGGCTCGAGATCCCTTGAAAAGGTTTCACGGGACCTCTTTGAAACACTGGAGAATGTATGA
- the map gene encoding type I methionyl aminopeptidase produces the protein MIRLKSREEISKIEFAAKIVAEVLEIVGEHITSGVAAYDLEKIATEYILKRNAIPAFKGYNGYPYALCVSVNSEIIHGFPLKEKILEKGDLVSVDCGVLKDGYFGDAAKTFVVDAYTSDEDKKLVEATKESLKFAIEVAYPGNHIGDIGYTVQNFIETAGFSVIRDYVGHGVGKMLHEDPQVPNYGVKGTGLILRPGMTLAIEPMVSQGSYETMVLPDGWTVVTKDGTKAAHFEHTIVIEEKGPRVLSRL, from the coding sequence ATGATCAGGTTGAAATCCAGGGAGGAAATCTCAAAAATTGAATTTGCTGCAAAAATTGTGGCAGAGGTACTGGAGATCGTAGGAGAACACATTACCTCTGGTGTTGCTGCCTATGATCTTGAAAAAATTGCGACAGAATATATACTTAAAAGAAACGCAATCCCCGCATTCAAGGGATACAATGGTTATCCCTATGCTCTTTGTGTGTCAGTAAATAGTGAGATCATTCATGGTTTCCCCCTGAAAGAAAAGATACTTGAAAAGGGAGACCTTGTATCTGTTGACTGTGGTGTTTTGAAAGATGGTTATTTTGGAGATGCCGCAAAGACTTTTGTAGTTGATGCATACACAAGTGATGAAGATAAAAAACTTGTTGAAGCAACGAAAGAGTCTCTAAAATTCGCCATTGAAGTGGCTTATCCGGGAAATCATATCGGCGACATAGGCTATACAGTTCAAAACTTTATTGAAACCGCCGGTTTTTCTGTGATAAGGGATTATGTAGGTCATGGAGTTGGGAAAATGCTTCACGAGGACCCACAGGTTCCGAATTACGGGGTAAAAGGGACTGGTCTAATCCTTCGTCCCGGGATGACACTGGCGATAGAGCCAATGGTTTCTCAGGGTAGCTATGAAACAATGGTCCTCCCGGATGGCTGGACAGTTGTTACAAAAGATGGAACCAAAGCGGCTCATTTCGAACATACGATTGTCATCGAAGAGAAAGGTCCAAGGGTCCTTTCCAGGCTGTGA
- the infA gene encoding translation initiation factor IF-1: MADKNDVIKMEGTVLESMPNATFRVELENGHVILAHISGRMRKNFIRLIPGDRVVVEVSIYDLSKGRIVYRKKISKGGEQK, translated from the coding sequence ATGGCTGATAAAAATGATGTCATAAAAATGGAGGGTACTGTTTTAGAATCCATGCCCAACGCAACTTTCAGAGTAGAACTCGAAAATGGACATGTCATACTGGCCCATATATCGGGAAGGATGAGAAAGAACTTCATTAGACTGATTCCGGGTGACCGGGTCGTCGTCGAGGTGTCCATCTATGATCTGAGCAAAGGAAGGATTGTATACAGGAAGAAGATAAGCAAGGGAGGAGAACAAAAATGA
- the rpmJ gene encoding 50S ribosomal protein L36 codes for MKVRASVKKRCEHCKVIKRKGRIWVICEKNPKHNQRQG; via the coding sequence ATGAAGGTCAGAGCATCTGTCAAGAAGAGATGTGAACACTGCAAAGTCATAAAACGCAAGGGCAGAATCTGGGTAATCTGTGAGAAAAATCCCAAGCACAACCAGAGACAAGGTTAA
- the rpsM gene encoding 30S ribosomal protein S13, translating to MARIVGVELPNSKKAYVALTYIYGIGPSRAKEILENTKIDGEKRVKELTDEEISKISKYITDHYKVEGELRQEVDRNIKRLIEIGCYRGIRHRAGLPVRGQKTHSNARTRKGPRASRIKKK from the coding sequence ATGGCACGTATTGTTGGTGTTGAACTGCCTAACAGCAAGAAGGCATATGTCGCATTGACCTATATATATGGAATAGGCCCCAGCAGGGCAAAAGAGATACTCGAAAACACAAAGATTGATGGTGAAAAAAGAGTCAAAGAGCTTACCGATGAAGAGATCAGTAAGATTTCCAAGTATATCACCGATCATTACAAAGTAGAAGGTGAGCTCAGGCAGGAAGTCGATAGAAACATCAAAAGACTCATTGAAATAGGTTGTTACAGAGGCATAAGGCACAGAGCCGGGCTTCCCGTCAGAGGGCAAAAGACACATTCAAACGCGAGAACCAGAAAAGGCCCCAGGGCCAGCAGAATTAAAAAGAAGTAA
- the rpsK gene encoding 30S ribosomal protein S11, producing the protein MAKRRRTTNKKRKKLSIDRGVLHIKSTFNNTIITLTDPDGNTILWGSGGTVGYSGSKKSTPYAAQLAAEQIAKEALKLGITRVSVEVKGPGSGREAAIRTVQAAGLTIDSIKDITPIPHNGCRPRRRRRV; encoded by the coding sequence ATGGCCAAAAGGAGAAGAACAACCAATAAAAAGAGAAAAAAGTTAAGTATTGACCGCGGCGTATTGCACATAAAATCGACTTTCAACAACACTATCATCACACTCACGGACCCTGATGGAAACACCATACTCTGGGGTTCAGGTGGTACTGTTGGATACTCTGGTTCAAAGAAGTCTACACCCTACGCTGCCCAGCTTGCAGCTGAGCAGATTGCAAAAGAAGCCCTGAAGTTGGGAATAACGCGGGTCTCTGTTGAGGTCAAAGGTCCTGGATCGGGAAGGGAAGCAGCCATCCGTACTGTTCAGGCTGCTGGACTCACAATAGACTCAATAAAAGATATCACCCCTATCCCCCACAATGGGTGCAGACCCAGAAGAAGACGCAGAGTATAA
- the rpsD gene encoding 30S ribosomal protein S4 gives MARYTGSVCKICRREGFKLYLKGERCFSPKCAQIKRPFAPGQHGAATRKLTQYGMQLRAKQALKRMYGLLEKQFRKYFDMASRRSEETGTALIKLLESRLDNTVFRMGFASSRRQARQLVNHGHILVNGRKVNKASYLLRPGDVIEFREKSKGIVPVKEAVEAAQDRTTPPWLEIDYEAVRGTFVRFPNREEVEIPVDLQSIIELYSK, from the coding sequence ATGGCCAGATACACCGGATCGGTATGTAAGATATGCAGACGTGAAGGCTTCAAGCTCTATCTTAAAGGGGAGCGCTGTTTCAGCCCGAAATGTGCACAGATTAAGAGACCCTTTGCTCCGGGACAGCATGGAGCCGCCACGAGAAAACTAACGCAGTACGGTATGCAGCTCAGAGCCAAGCAGGCATTGAAGAGAATGTATGGTCTTCTTGAAAAACAATTCAGAAAATATTTCGATATGGCTTCAAGGAGATCTGAAGAGACCGGTACAGCACTAATCAAGCTTCTTGAATCCAGGCTGGACAACACGGTCTTCAGAATGGGTTTTGCTTCCAGCAGAAGACAGGCAAGACAGCTTGTTAACCACGGGCACATACTCGTCAACGGCAGGAAAGTGAATAAGGCATCTTATCTCTTGAGGCCCGGGGATGTCATTGAGTTCAGAGAAAAGAGTAAAGGAATAGTCCCTGTAAAAGAAGCTGTGGAAGCCGCACAGGATAGAACCACACCTCCATGGCTGGAAATCGACTACGAGGCAGTTAGGGGAACGTTCGTCAGATTCCCGAACAGGGAAGAAGTCGAAATACCCGTCGATCTGCAGTCTATCATTGAGCTTTACTCGAAGTAA